The Terriglobales bacterium genome window below encodes:
- a CDS encoding PAS domain S-box protein — MTPQPSVLQLFLVLEGLLTLFLILLFFIILRAYRQQREFFRWWIQAWSAFAVFLGAHALAFQLPESSQLRLVLITLATIAGFLEPIYLSYGARSFDDPENQGGWLRATVLALLAALLVSAIPFAPLVFSAIPSFEPNSTFGILLRTFPRQVLLGGSFWYCAAVFWSRRQKEGTAAKTLAASCLLWGANVLVLAGYSLIAFIRRDSSVPAMFLGSDLLPFESSGFFLNLFAEFGMALGTIMLLAKQQKQSQLQLHESEAEIRLLVEQQPAVLWTVDRNLRFLSSQGSGLAAVGLRPGEGVGSTLFEYLRTDDPAYLPIACTLRALKGDESSFEMPWRRRIFETHVRPLRDGQGNITGAFGISTDVTDRKEAERALRASETNYRMLMEQASDAILIIDHAGKYLDLNSQFCKMLGYTRQELLQAKTKDLLLPEDYDRFLQQIPGMQPGSSLRVERRLRHKNGSTVFVEASVKALADGRILSISRDVTSRKQAEELLRISEERYRSLVQQSSEGIFVVDPLNMRIQEANAAMLAMLGYRPDEIKKLKLYDIVVDTPASVDANVRRTLQERRIQIANRKYRRKDGSLIDVEIRGSIVQYGQSELVLANVIDLTERKSTEFELQMITEQLRTVSSAMTEFLGTGNWNSASRILLHGALTQTQSEYGFVGVVVEDELRVLAHDGIIWDQETNREFYETALQTYKKLGYLAFPNLENLFGRVITSGKAITANNPASDPQAAGSLPPGHPPLKSFLGVPIHKETVVVGMIAVANRPGGYSVVEQQKIEALVNAVGVLYDSYRRSLQEQVLLEQKRKAQEAQAQLHLAVQSAAHEWRLTFDSIQFPIFMVDQHGIVVRLNRAARDLTGRNFPDLLGKPLQSFGEHQPWVAAGEIVQGIVADQERPKTLQVYDEFSGKSWDLLVYVVPATETESKLDRFIVALRDITPMVELQASLRRNETMSTMGALVAGVAHEVRNPLFCISATLDALEAKFDRQEGQQQYLDVLKREIKRLNDLMSELLEYGKPAKLELVEESLQVVLDRAIQNCSMLAEQSQVQVLNTANLRDVIMRMDQMRMTEVFQNIIDNAIRHSPAGATVTVRAQIWRTDGQPWISCFIEDHGPGIRNIDLPKIFQPFFTKRRGGTGLGLPIVQRIVEAHGGKVVAFNHPKGGAVLRVSLPYSASAEQEQEQTASAS, encoded by the coding sequence GTGACCCCTCAACCCTCCGTATTGCAGTTGTTTCTGGTCTTAGAGGGACTACTGACTTTATTTCTGATCCTGCTTTTCTTCATTATTCTCCGTGCCTACCGGCAGCAGCGTGAATTTTTCCGCTGGTGGATCCAGGCCTGGTCGGCCTTTGCTGTTTTCCTTGGGGCACATGCCCTGGCGTTTCAACTTCCAGAATCGTCGCAGCTCCGCCTGGTCTTGATCACCTTGGCCACGATTGCGGGATTCCTGGAGCCGATTTATTTGTCGTATGGCGCACGAAGTTTTGATGACCCGGAAAACCAGGGCGGATGGCTTCGGGCCACCGTGCTCGCGTTACTAGCAGCCTTGCTGGTTAGCGCAATTCCCTTTGCTCCGCTGGTTTTTAGCGCAATTCCCAGCTTTGAGCCGAATTCGACTTTTGGTATCCTCCTTCGCACTTTTCCGCGCCAGGTACTTCTGGGCGGGTCTTTCTGGTATTGCGCTGCAGTTTTCTGGTCTCGCCGGCAAAAGGAAGGAACAGCGGCAAAGACCCTGGCGGCTTCGTGCCTCCTCTGGGGCGCCAATGTGCTTGTCCTTGCCGGTTATAGTTTGATTGCATTTATCAGGCGGGATTCATCCGTGCCTGCCATGTTTCTTGGATCTGATCTGCTGCCCTTTGAAAGCTCCGGTTTTTTCCTGAACCTCTTCGCCGAATTTGGCATGGCCCTCGGAACCATCATGCTGTTGGCCAAACAGCAGAAGCAATCGCAACTGCAATTGCACGAGAGCGAGGCCGAGATCCGTTTGTTGGTCGAGCAGCAGCCGGCAGTGCTCTGGACGGTGGACCGCAACCTGCGTTTTTTATCGTCCCAAGGCTCGGGACTCGCGGCCGTCGGCCTCAGACCGGGGGAGGGCGTAGGCTCAACCCTGTTTGAATATCTGAGGACTGACGACCCCGCCTATCTGCCCATTGCCTGCACCTTGCGCGCCCTGAAAGGCGATGAAAGCTCTTTTGAAATGCCGTGGAGAAGGCGCATCTTTGAGACGCACGTGCGGCCGCTGCGCGACGGGCAAGGCAATATCACCGGAGCGTTCGGCATTTCCACAGATGTAACCGACCGCAAAGAAGCTGAGCGCGCCTTACGAGCCAGTGAAACGAATTATCGCATGCTGATGGAGCAGGCCTCCGATGCCATCCTGATTATTGATCACGCCGGCAAATACCTGGACCTCAACTCCCAGTTCTGCAAGATGCTGGGCTACACCCGCCAGGAGCTGTTGCAGGCCAAGACAAAAGATCTTTTGTTGCCGGAGGATTATGACCGTTTCCTCCAACAGATCCCTGGAATGCAGCCCGGCAGCAGTTTGCGTGTCGAGCGCAGGCTTCGGCACAAGAATGGAAGCACGGTGTTCGTGGAAGCCTCGGTCAAGGCGTTGGCCGACGGCCGTATCCTTTCGATCTCGCGTGATGTCACGTCACGAAAGCAGGCGGAAGAATTATTGCGTATCAGCGAGGAGCGCTACCGCTCACTGGTACAGCAGTCTTCGGAGGGCATTTTTGTGGTTGATCCGCTGAACATGCGGATTCAGGAAGCCAATGCAGCCATGCTGGCCATGCTGGGATACCGGCCCGACGAGATTAAAAAGCTGAAACTTTATGACATCGTGGTAGATACGCCCGCAAGTGTCGACGCCAACGTGCGGAGGACCTTGCAGGAACGCCGCATTCAAATTGCCAACCGCAAGTACAGGAGAAAAGACGGATCTCTGATTGATGTGGAAATCCGGGGCTCAATCGTTCAATACGGACAATCTGAACTGGTGCTGGCCAACGTAATTGACTTAACGGAGCGCAAGAGCACCGAGTTTGAGCTGCAGATGATTACCGAACAGTTGCGCACGGTCAGCTCTGCCATGACTGAATTTCTCGGGACCGGCAATTGGAACAGCGCCAGCCGGATCTTATTGCATGGCGCGCTTACGCAAACTCAAAGCGAATATGGTTTTGTAGGCGTTGTCGTAGAAGACGAGCTGCGCGTGCTTGCGCACGACGGAATTATCTGGGACCAGGAGACAAACCGGGAATTCTATGAAACCGCGCTGCAGACCTATAAAAAGCTCGGCTATCTGGCATTCCCCAACCTGGAGAACCTTTTTGGGCGCGTCATCACATCGGGAAAGGCGATTACCGCAAATAACCCTGCTTCTGATCCGCAGGCTGCCGGAAGCCTGCCGCCGGGCCATCCACCTCTTAAGAGCTTCCTGGGTGTGCCCATCCACAAGGAAACGGTGGTCGTGGGCATGATCGCGGTTGCCAATCGGCCCGGAGGATACAGCGTCGTCGAGCAACAGAAGATCGAAGCGCTGGTCAACGCAGTTGGTGTGCTCTATGACAGCTACCGGCGCTCGCTTCAGGAGCAGGTTTTGCTCGAACAAAAGCGTAAGGCGCAAGAGGCGCAGGCACAACTCCACCTGGCGGTGCAAAGCGCTGCGCACGAGTGGCGGCTGACGTTCGATTCTATCCAGTTCCCTATTTTCATGGTTGATCAGCATGGGATCGTGGTGCGCCTGAACCGGGCGGCGCGTGATTTGACCGGAAGAAACTTTCCCGATTTGCTGGGCAAGCCTTTGCAGTCCTTCGGCGAACATCAGCCGTGGGTCGCCGCGGGCGAGATTGTGCAGGGCATTGTGGCCGACCAGGAGCGCCCTAAGACATTGCAGGTCTATGACGAATTCAGCGGGAAAAGCTGGGACCTGCTGGTCTACGTTGTTCCCGCTACTGAGACCGAAAGCAAGCTTGACCGCTTTATCGTCGCCTTGCGCGATATTACTCCCATGGTTGAGCTTCAGGCCTCTCTGCGGCGCAACGAAACCATGTCTACCATGGGCGCATTGGTGGCAGGTGTAGCGCATGAGGTGCGCAATCCGCTGTTCTGTATTTCTGCCACCCTCGATGCCCTGGAGGCCAAGTTTGACAGGCAGGAAGGGCAGCAACAATACCTTGACGTGCTTAAACGGGAGATCAAGCGGCTCAACGATCTCATGAGTGAATTGCTCGAGTATGGCAAGCCGGCCAAGTTGGAACTGGTGGAGGAGTCCTTACAAGTCGTCCTGGACCGTGCGATCCAGAATTGCTCTATGCTGGCTGAGCAATCGCAGGTGCAGGTTCTGAATACGGCGAATCTGCGCGACGTGATTATGCGCATGGACCAGATGCGCATGACAGAGGTTTTTCAGAACATCATCGATAATGCAATTCGGCATTCGCCAGCCGGCGCCACAGTCACGGTCAGGGCCCAGATATGGCGGACCGACGGACAACCATGGATTTCCTGTTTCATTGAAGACCATGGGCCGGGCATTCGCAATATTGATTTGCCCAAGATTTTTCAACCCTTTTTCACCAAGCGGCGCGGCGGAACCGGTTTGGGACTGCCCATTGTTCAACGCATTGTTGAAGCCCACGGTGGAAAGGTGGTGGCCTTTAATCATCCGAAAGGAGGCGCAGTCCTGCGAGTGAGCCTGCCGTATTCGGCGTCCGCGGAGCAAGAGCAGGAGCAGACCGCCAGCGCTTCATGA